The following proteins are encoded in a genomic region of bacterium:
- a CDS encoding cyclase family protein, with product MDQREAAGGAGSIADVLAEYPVIDLTVTNGERWPCWWPMQMPFQQKVWNWFAESGAPAPVHAYMGPVQVRWITLDDHCGIHVDAPSHFVPPADSGLPHAGLLGRQTGVQISLTDLMGPAAVVDVTELIGAGGPGVSPWITPDHLRAWEARQGPLRSGEIVLLHTGWDRYYQPWPAGRAYAFDPVVTRAGPGWPAPRAAAIDYMRGRGITTLGIDAPSIGAAHDALSPHYTGLEHGMRYVENLSGLDQLAPRGAYFIFLPLKVEGASGCPGRAIGMRRRRA from the coding sequence ATGGATCAACGAGAGGCCGCGGGTGGAGCGGGTTCCATCGCAGACGTCCTGGCGGAGTATCCGGTCATCGACTTAACCGTGACCAACGGGGAGCGCTGGCCGTGTTGGTGGCCGATGCAGATGCCGTTTCAGCAGAAGGTGTGGAACTGGTTCGCGGAGTCGGGCGCGCCGGCGCCCGTCCACGCGTACATGGGCCCCGTCCAGGTCCGCTGGATCACCCTCGACGACCACTGCGGCATCCACGTCGACGCGCCCAGCCACTTCGTTCCCCCCGCCGACTCCGGGCTTCCCCACGCCGGGCTGCTCGGGCGGCAGACCGGCGTGCAAATCTCGCTCACCGACTTGATGGGGCCGGCCGCGGTAGTGGACGTGACCGAGTTGATCGGCGCGGGGGGCCCCGGGGTGAGCCCGTGGATCACCCCGGACCATCTGCGGGCGTGGGAGGCGCGGCAGGGTCCTCTCCGCAGCGGGGAGATCGTGCTCCTGCACACCGGGTGGGACCGGTACTACCAACCCTGGCCGGCGGGGCGGGCGTACGCGTTCGATCCCGTCGTCACCCGAGCCGGCCCGGGATGGCCGGCCCCGCGCGCGGCGGCGATCGACTACATGCGCGGGCGCGGGATCACGACTCTCGGCATCGATGCGCCGAGCATCGGCGCGGCGCACGATGCGCTCTCCCCGCACTACACCGGACTCGAACACGGCATGCGTTACGTGGAGAATCTCTCCGGCCTCGACCAGCTTGCCCCCCGGGGCGCCTACTTTATCTTTCTCCCACTGAAGGTCGAGGGCGCCTCCGGATGTCCGGGGCGGGCGATTGGGATGCGCCGGCGTCGGGCATGA
- a CDS encoding TIGR03617 family F420-dependent LLM class oxidoreductase: MKLDCALAMDALEDVPDIARAAEAVGFQGLWANDTKHNPFVTLAVAAQHTTRLELATGVAAAFARSPMVVAQTAWDLSRLSGGRFLLGLGTQVRAHIERRFGMPWDPPAPKLREYVQVLRAVWRTWQEGTPLRVEGTYYRINLMGPFFDPGRNPHPRIPIFIAGVNRLLCRLAGEVGDGFVVHPLHSVTYLREFVLPHLAEGLARSGRSRGDVQLYAPVFIAPGNTSAEVDAAVARARARMAFYGSTPTYRPLLDVLGYGDVADRLHRLVRERRPEELAAQLPDAVVDAVVLRGGYEEVGRALRARYAGLVDRVASYWPFTPADRVGWTRMVEAFHRT, from the coding sequence GTGAAGCTTGATTGCGCGCTCGCCATGGACGCCTTGGAGGACGTGCCGGACATCGCCCGCGCCGCCGAGGCGGTGGGCTTTCAGGGGTTGTGGGCCAACGACACCAAACACAATCCCTTCGTCACGCTCGCCGTGGCGGCGCAGCACACGACGCGCCTGGAGCTGGCCACCGGCGTGGCCGCCGCGTTCGCGCGGAGCCCCATGGTGGTCGCGCAGACGGCGTGGGATCTCTCGCGGCTCTCCGGGGGGCGGTTCCTGCTGGGGCTCGGGACCCAGGTGCGGGCGCACATCGAGCGTCGGTTCGGCATGCCCTGGGATCCGCCGGCGCCCAAGCTGCGCGAGTACGTCCAGGTGCTCCGGGCGGTCTGGCGGACGTGGCAGGAAGGCACGCCGCTGCGGGTCGAGGGGACGTACTATCGGATCAACCTGATGGGCCCCTTCTTCGATCCGGGCCGGAACCCGCACCCGCGGATCCCCATCTTTATCGCCGGCGTGAACCGCCTGCTCTGCCGGTTGGCGGGAGAGGTGGGGGACGGATTCGTCGTGCACCCGCTGCATTCCGTCACCTACCTGCGAGAGTTCGTCCTCCCGCATCTGGCCGAGGGACTCGCCCGCTCGGGGCGGTCCCGCGGCGACGTGCAGCTCTACGCCCCGGTGTTCATCGCGCCCGGGAACACTTCCGCCGAGGTGGACGCGGCGGTCGCGCGGGCGCGGGCGCGGATGGCGTTCTACGGCTCGACCCCGACGTACCGGCCTCTGCTGGACGTTTTGGGGTACGGGGACGTCGCGGATCGGCTCCACCGACTGGTGCGGGAACGGCGGCCGGAGGAGCTCGCCGCGCAGCTGCCGGACGCGGTGGTCGACGCCGTCGTCCTCCGCGGGGGCTACGAGGAAGTCGGGCGGGCGCTCCGCGCCCGATACGCGGGGCTGGTCGATCGGGTCGCGTCCTACTGGCCGTTCACGCCCGCAGACCGAGTGGGGTGGACACGGATGGTGGAGGCGTTCCACCGGACCTAA
- a CDS encoding nitroreductase family deazaflavin-dependent oxidoreductase: protein MGVDRPQYLYLTTTGRKTGLPREIEIWFVEAGGVLYVLAEGFHDAQWVKNIVRHPHVRVRLGDREFGAAARPLDPTRDGEEWEAARRLAREKYGWGEGLPVRITPDRDEVA from the coding sequence ATGGGCGTCGATCGGCCTCAATATCTCTACCTGACGACGACGGGGCGGAAAACCGGCCTGCCGCGCGAGATCGAGATCTGGTTCGTCGAGGCGGGGGGCGTGCTGTACGTGCTCGCCGAGGGGTTTCACGACGCGCAGTGGGTGAAGAACATCGTGCGCCACCCCCACGTGCGGGTTCGGCTCGGCGATCGAGAGTTCGGCGCCGCGGCCCGCCCGCTCGATCCGACGCGGGACGGTGAAGAGTGGGAGGCGGCGCGGCGCCTCGCCCGGGAGAAGTACGGGTGGGGCGAGGGGTTGCCCGTGCGGATCACGCCCGACCGGGACGAAGTCGCCTAG
- the gcvPB gene encoding aminomethyl-transferring glycine dehydrogenase subunit GcvPB gives MSAPARTSGPAAATPLSKRPVPIIFERGASGRVGYSLPPSDVPAVPLDAIIPAAHRRARPAALPEVSELDVVRHYTALSRRNYSIDEGFYPLGSCTMKYNPKINEDAARQPGFARLHPYQPEELVQGALQLLWELEHDLAEISGMDRVTFQPAAGAHGEMTALLMLGKYFEERGERRTTVVVPDSAHGTNPASAAIAGYQVVEVKSDRRGNIDLEMLKAALTPQVAALMLTNPNTLGLFEEQILEVARAVHNVGAQLYLDGANFNAILGITRPGDQGFDVMHFNLHKTFTTPHGGGGPGAGAVGVRAHLVPYLPVPTIEREGQRFTFDDDRPKTIGKIRAFYGNFGNLVRAYTYIRTMGAVGLREASETAVLNANYMLSRLRDHFDLPYDRICKHEFVLSGRRQRDRHHVTTKDMAKRLLDYGFHSPTIYFPLIVEEAIMIEPTETESVQTLDAFIEAMIAIAREAETDPEIVRQAPHETPVTRLDDVAAARKPVLRWRP, from the coding sequence ATGAGCGCTCCGGCGCGGACGTCCGGGCCGGCGGCGGCGACCCCGCTCTCGAAGCGGCCCGTGCCGATCATCTTCGAACGGGGCGCCTCCGGCCGGGTGGGCTACAGCCTCCCCCCCAGCGACGTCCCGGCGGTTCCCCTCGACGCGATCATCCCGGCCGCCCACCGCCGCGCTCGCCCGGCGGCCCTGCCCGAGGTCAGCGAGCTGGACGTCGTGCGGCACTATACGGCGCTCAGTCGGCGAAACTACTCCATCGACGAAGGGTTTTACCCGCTCGGATCGTGCACGATGAAGTACAATCCCAAGATCAACGAGGACGCGGCGCGGCAACCCGGGTTCGCCCGGCTCCACCCGTATCAGCCGGAGGAGCTCGTGCAGGGGGCGCTTCAGCTGCTGTGGGAACTGGAGCACGATCTTGCCGAGATCAGCGGCATGGATCGGGTGACGTTCCAGCCGGCGGCCGGGGCGCACGGGGAGATGACGGCCCTGCTCATGCTCGGCAAGTACTTCGAGGAGCGCGGGGAGCGCCGGACGACCGTCGTGGTCCCGGACTCGGCGCACGGCACGAACCCGGCCTCGGCCGCGATCGCCGGCTACCAGGTGGTCGAGGTGAAAAGCGATCGCCGCGGCAACATCGACCTGGAGATGCTCAAGGCCGCGCTCACCCCGCAGGTCGCCGCCCTGATGCTGACCAACCCGAACACCCTCGGGCTGTTCGAGGAGCAGATCCTCGAGGTGGCGCGCGCGGTCCACAACGTCGGAGCGCAATTGTATCTGGACGGGGCGAACTTCAACGCGATCCTCGGGATCACCCGGCCGGGCGACCAAGGCTTTGACGTCATGCACTTCAACCTGCACAAAACCTTCACCACCCCGCACGGAGGCGGCGGGCCCGGCGCGGGGGCGGTGGGGGTGCGCGCCCACCTCGTTCCCTACCTGCCGGTCCCCACCATCGAGCGCGAGGGGCAGCGGTTTACGTTCGACGACGATCGCCCGAAGACCATCGGCAAGATCCGCGCCTTCTACGGCAACTTCGGCAATCTGGTGCGCGCGTACACGTACATCCGGACGATGGGCGCCGTGGGGCTTCGCGAGGCCTCCGAGACCGCGGTCCTCAACGCCAACTACATGCTCAGCCGGCTCCGCGACCACTTCGATCTCCCCTACGATCGCATCTGCAAGCACGAATTTGTGCTCTCCGGCCGGCGGCAACGCGACCGGCACCACGTCACCACAAAGGACATGGCGAAGCGCCTCCTCGACTACGGGTTCCACTCGCCGACGATCTACTTCCCGTTGATCGTCGAAGAGGCGATCATGATCGAGCCGACCGAAACCGAAAGCGTGCAGACCCTCGACGCGTTCATCGAGGCGATGATCGCGATCGCCCGGGAGGCCGAAACCGATCCGGAGATCGTCCGGCAGGCCCCGCACGAAACGCCGGTGACGCGGCTGGACGACGTCGCCGCGGCGCGAAAGCCGGTCCTCCGGTGGCGCCCCTAG
- the gcvPA gene encoding aminomethyl-transferring glycine dehydrogenase subunit GcvPA: MKYIPVTPAERERMLRSIGVGSVDDLFRDIPAEVRLRGPLDLPAAMPDPDLLAHLRKLADRNADCDRLTCFLGAGAYDHFVPSTVPHLALKPEFLTAYTPYQAELMQGELQAIFEYQTLMCELTAMDVANASMYDGASATGEAASMAADLTKRAQVLVSTAVHPEYRRVLRTFTSHLRVSVEDLPTRDGVTTPQAVREALTDDTAALIIQSPNFFGCLEEGEALAALAHARGALLVVVIADPICLGLIQPPGEAGADIVTGEGQPLGNALNFGGPYLGMIATREAFIRRLPGRLVGRTVDTEGRPGYVLTLQTREQHIRRARATSNICTNESLNALIAAVYLSTLGRQGIQDVAELNARKAHYARQRIAALPGYRIAFPAPTFHEFVVRCPVDPEEINRRLLAHRILGGLPLGRFYPELRDCWLLCVTESRTREEIDQLVGYLEAMQ; the protein is encoded by the coding sequence GTGAAGTACATCCCGGTCACGCCCGCCGAGCGCGAGCGGATGCTGCGGTCGATCGGCGTCGGGAGCGTCGACGATCTGTTTCGCGACATCCCGGCGGAGGTCCGGCTCCGCGGACCCCTCGACCTTCCGGCGGCGATGCCGGACCCCGACCTGCTCGCCCACCTGCGAAAGCTGGCCGACCGCAACGCCGACTGCGACCGGCTGACCTGCTTTCTGGGCGCGGGCGCCTACGACCATTTCGTCCCCAGCACGGTCCCCCACCTCGCGCTCAAACCCGAATTCCTGACCGCGTACACCCCCTACCAGGCGGAGCTGATGCAGGGGGAGCTCCAGGCGATCTTCGAGTACCAGACCCTGATGTGCGAGCTGACCGCGATGGACGTGGCCAACGCCTCCATGTACGACGGGGCGAGCGCGACGGGCGAGGCGGCCAGCATGGCCGCCGATCTCACCAAGCGGGCACAGGTTCTCGTCAGCACCGCCGTCCACCCGGAGTACCGCCGGGTGCTGCGGACCTTCACGAGCCACCTCCGAGTCTCGGTGGAAGATCTCCCCACCCGGGACGGGGTGACGACCCCCCAAGCCGTGCGGGAGGCCCTCACCGACGACACCGCTGCGCTCATCATCCAATCGCCCAACTTTTTCGGGTGCTTGGAGGAGGGGGAGGCGTTGGCGGCGCTCGCCCACGCCCGCGGCGCGCTGCTGGTCGTCGTGATCGCCGATCCCATCTGCCTCGGCCTGATCCAGCCGCCGGGCGAGGCCGGCGCCGACATCGTCACCGGGGAGGGCCAGCCGCTGGGAAACGCGCTGAATTTCGGGGGGCCCTATCTCGGCATGATCGCGACCCGGGAGGCCTTCATCCGCCGGCTCCCCGGACGCCTGGTGGGTCGGACGGTGGACACCGAGGGACGACCGGGGTACGTGCTCACGCTGCAGACCCGCGAGCAGCACATTCGTCGCGCGCGGGCGACGAGCAACATCTGCACGAACGAGTCGCTCAACGCGCTGATCGCGGCGGTGTACCTCTCCACGCTCGGCCGCCAGGGCATCCAGGACGTCGCCGAGTTGAACGCCCGGAAGGCCCATTACGCCCGCCAGCGCATCGCCGCGCTCCCCGGATACCGGATCGCGTTCCCCGCGCCGACGTTCCATGAGTTCGTCGTCCGCTGCCCGGTGGACCCGGAGGAGATCAACCGCCGGCTGCTCGCCCACCGGATCCTCGGCGGCCTCCCGCTGGGACGGTTCTATCCTGAACTGCGCGACTGCTGGCTCCTCTGCGTGACCGAGTCGCGGACGCGGGAGGAGATCGACCAGCTGGTCGGGTACCTGGAGGCCATGCAATGA
- the gcvH gene encoding glycine cleavage system protein GcvH, whose protein sequence is MYPKELRYSKEHEWAKVEGTRVRIGITKFAADRLSDVVYVELPTVGSEVTFMQTFGVVESVKAVSDLYAPVSGKVVEINAAVVEKPEIINTDPHGAAWMLVVDPKDPGELRQLMDADAYMALIGEQRS, encoded by the coding sequence GTGTATCCGAAGGAACTGCGTTATTCGAAGGAGCACGAGTGGGCGAAGGTGGAGGGCACGCGCGTCCGCATCGGCATCACGAAGTTCGCCGCCGACCGCCTCTCGGATGTGGTGTACGTCGAGCTGCCGACGGTCGGCAGCGAGGTGACGTTCATGCAGACCTTCGGGGTCGTGGAGTCGGTGAAGGCGGTGAGCGATCTCTACGCCCCGGTCTCCGGTAAGGTCGTCGAGATCAATGCGGCGGTCGTTGAGAAACCCGAGATCATCAACACCGATCCCCACGGGGCGGCGTGGATGCTCGTCGTGGACCCCAAAGACCCAGGAGAGCTCCGGCAGCTCATGGACGCGGACGCGTACATGGCTCTGATCGGGGAGCAGCGGTCGTGA
- the gcvT gene encoding glycine cleavage system aminomethyltransferase GcvT codes for MDEPLKRTPLYATHVAAGARLVPFGGWEMPVQYTGIIEEHQAVRTRAGLFDVSHMGEVDLVGAGALPLVQQLVTNDVQRLATGQALYTPMCTPDAGIIDDLLVYRLRDDHLMLVVNAANTAEDLAWIRDHTVGEVRITDRTAEIALLALQGPRAQEILQRLTPVPLAPIPYYAFRDHVEVAGRPALVSRTGYTGEDGFEVYTEAHHAVAVWEAILEAGARPAGLGARDTLRLESGYLLHGNDMDKTTTPLECGLGWTVKLAKGEFIGAPALRRQKSEGVTRKLVGFALAERTIARHGFPLRQDGTAIGRVTSGSFGPTVGRSIGLGFVPPAFGEPGQHLLVDIRSRGVGATVTKLPFYKRQAGGGT; via the coding sequence ATGGACGAGCCGCTGAAGCGCACCCCCCTCTACGCCACCCACGTCGCCGCGGGCGCGCGCCTGGTTCCGTTCGGCGGGTGGGAGATGCCCGTGCAGTACACGGGGATCATCGAAGAACATCAAGCGGTCCGCACCCGTGCCGGGCTGTTCGACGTCTCCCACATGGGCGAGGTCGACCTGGTGGGCGCGGGGGCGCTGCCGCTCGTACAGCAGTTGGTGACGAACGATGTGCAGCGGCTGGCGACCGGCCAGGCTCTGTACACGCCGATGTGCACGCCCGACGCGGGGATCATCGACGACCTCTTGGTCTACCGGCTGCGGGACGACCACCTGATGCTCGTCGTCAACGCGGCGAACACGGCGGAGGACCTCGCCTGGATCCGCGACCACACGGTGGGCGAGGTGCGGATCACCGACCGCACCGCCGAGATCGCCCTGCTGGCGCTCCAAGGGCCGCGGGCCCAGGAGATCCTGCAGCGGCTGACCCCCGTCCCCCTGGCGCCGATCCCCTACTACGCATTCCGCGACCACGTCGAGGTCGCCGGCCGGCCCGCCCTCGTCTCCCGGACCGGCTACACGGGTGAGGACGGGTTCGAAGTCTACACCGAAGCCCACCATGCGGTCGCGGTGTGGGAAGCCATCCTCGAGGCGGGAGCCCGGCCCGCGGGCCTGGGAGCGCGCGACACGCTCCGGCTCGAGAGCGGGTACCTCCTCCACGGCAACGATATGGACAAGACCACAACCCCGCTCGAGTGCGGCCTGGGGTGGACGGTCAAGCTCGCCAAGGGCGAATTCATCGGCGCCCCCGCGCTCCGGCGGCAGAAGAGCGAGGGCGTGACGCGGAAGCTCGTCGGTTTCGCGCTCGCCGAGCGGACCATCGCCCGCCACGGATTCCCGCTGCGGCAGGACGGGACGGCAATCGGACGTGTGACCAGCGGGAGCTTCGGCCCGACGGTGGGCCGCAGCATCGGTCTGGGATTCGTGCCCCCCGCGTTCGGCGAACCGGGGCAGCACCTCCTCGTGGACATCCGGAGCCGGGGGGTGGGGGCGACGGTCACGAAGCTGCCCTTCTACAAGCGCCAGGCGGGAGGTGGGACGTAG
- a CDS encoding phosphoribosyltransferase family protein gives MRFRDRRDAGEQLARQLRALGLGPSTVLAIPRGGVVVADAIVRNLGWPLDVVIPRKLRAPNNPELAFGAVTGEGVIYLDRRLTRTLRIADEYLREEITAQIAEIARRRLAYRGSRPEPDLRNRSAVLVDDGLATGATAIAAVRMLRHALAREVAVAIPVGPPEAVRRLEGEADRVICLLRPAELVAVGEAYEDFHQIEDGEVQSCLGRAWGRAEAPGEER, from the coding sequence ATGCGGTTCCGAGACCGTCGGGACGCGGGGGAACAGCTCGCCCGGCAGTTGCGCGCGCTGGGGCTTGGGCCGTCCACGGTCCTCGCTATCCCCCGAGGAGGCGTCGTCGTGGCGGATGCGATCGTCCGGAACCTCGGTTGGCCGCTTGACGTCGTCATCCCCCGGAAGCTCCGGGCTCCGAACAACCCCGAACTGGCCTTCGGGGCCGTCACCGGCGAGGGGGTGATTTACCTGGACCGCCGGCTGACCCGAACGCTGCGCATCGCGGACGAGTACCTCCGCGAGGAAATCACGGCGCAGATCGCCGAGATCGCCCGCCGGCGCCTCGCCTACCGGGGGTCGCGCCCCGAGCCCGATCTCCGGAATCGGTCGGCCGTACTCGTTGACGATGGCCTGGCCACCGGGGCAACCGCGATCGCCGCGGTCCGGATGCTGCGCCACGCGCTGGCGCGCGAGGTGGCCGTGGCCATCCCCGTCGGACCGCCCGAGGCCGTCCGCCGGTTGGAAGGGGAGGCGGACCGGGTGATCTGCCTCCTGCGGCCGGCCGAGCTCGTCGCCGTCGGCGAGGCGTACGAGGACTTCCATCAGATCGAGGACGGTGAGGTGCAGTCCTGTCTCGGGCGCGCCTGGGGACGAGCCGAAGCGCCGGGGGAGGAGCGATGA
- a CDS encoding DUF4446 family protein, with amino-acid sequence MFTALNDVQAWLIVIIALAALGVLVALVTLVRALRSRGTQPGGPLTAEESLRREVSAINARLTILEESIGRVADALPRTVQGVGIVRYNPFAEMGSNMSFSLALLDGRANGVVVSVLTGRDGSRVYGKAVEAGASSYPLSEEERQALALARGGTRA; translated from the coding sequence GTGTTCACTGCGCTCAACGATGTTCAAGCGTGGCTGATCGTGATCATCGCGCTCGCCGCGCTTGGCGTCCTGGTGGCGCTCGTGACCCTCGTCCGGGCCCTCCGCTCCCGGGGCACGCAGCCGGGCGGACCGCTGACGGCGGAGGAATCGCTCCGCCGGGAAGTGTCCGCGATCAACGCGCGGCTGACCATCCTCGAGGAGAGCATCGGGCGGGTCGCCGATGCCCTCCCCCGCACGGTGCAGGGGGTGGGGATCGTCCGCTACAATCCCTTCGCCGAGATGGGGAGCAATATGAGCTTCAGCCTCGCTCTGCTCGACGGACGCGCCAACGGCGTGGTCGTGAGCGTGCTGACCGGCCGCGACGGCTCGCGGGTCTACGGCAAGGCGGTGGAGGCGGGAGCCTCGAGCTATCCGCTCTCCGAGGAAGAACGGCAGGCGTTGGCGCTCGCCCGCGGGGGGACCCGCGCCTAA
- a CDS encoding alpha/beta fold hydrolase has protein sequence MLEIRNETFGGTFPFAPRYLTVDGVRLHFLDEGAGEPVVLLHGDPTWGYLYRTFVPALARRRRCIVPDHMGMGKSEAPAHPDPYRLGHHIANLEALVLALDVRAATLVVHDWGGPVGLGVAVRHPDRIKRLVLMNTWASAPWPGAPFPRLIELIRSARGERFVLERNGYLDPALLGTTAHPERFTPTVMQAYRAPFPTPASRRALLCWSRDIPVSDADPSYPEMKRIEERLTLFASTPTLLVWGMRDPVLPPQVLRSWQARLPHAVTREIEEASHFLQEDAPEQVLNALEEFLAATG, from the coding sequence ATGCTCGAGATCCGCAACGAGACGTTTGGGGGAACGTTCCCGTTCGCGCCGCGCTACTTGACGGTCGACGGCGTCCGCCTGCACTTCCTGGATGAGGGCGCCGGCGAGCCGGTCGTCCTGCTGCACGGGGATCCCACCTGGGGGTATCTGTACCGGACCTTCGTTCCGGCCTTGGCGCGCCGCCGGCGGTGCATCGTGCCGGATCACATGGGGATGGGCAAATCCGAGGCGCCCGCGCATCCCGACCCGTACCGGCTGGGCCACCACATCGCCAACCTCGAAGCGCTGGTGCTGGCGCTGGACGTGCGCGCCGCCACCTTGGTCGTCCACGATTGGGGGGGGCCGGTCGGCTTGGGCGTCGCGGTCCGCCATCCCGACCGCATCAAACGGCTCGTCCTGATGAACACCTGGGCGTCCGCGCCGTGGCCCGGTGCGCCGTTCCCCCGGCTGATCGAGCTCATCCGCTCCGCGCGCGGCGAGCGGTTCGTGCTCGAGCGGAACGGCTACCTGGATCCGGCGCTCCTCGGCACGACCGCTCATCCGGAGCGCTTCACGCCGACCGTGATGCAGGCCTACCGCGCCCCGTTCCCCACCCCCGCGTCCCGCCGCGCGCTGCTCTGCTGGTCGCGCGACATCCCCGTCTCCGACGCCGACCCTTCGTATCCCGAGATGAAACGGATCGAGGAGCGCCTGACGCTGTTCGCGTCCACCCCCACCCTCCTGGTATGGGGGATGCGGGATCCGGTACTCCCGCCCCAGGTCCTGCGCTCGTGGCAGGCCCGCCTCCCCCACGCCGTCACGCGTGAGATCGAGGAGGCCAGCCATTTCCTGCAGGAAGACGCGCCCGAGCAGGTCCTGAACGCCCTGGAGGAGTTTCTCGCGGCAACCGGGTGA
- the metG gene encoding methionine--tRNA ligase, which translates to MEPFYVTTPIYYVNDVPHIGHTYTTMAADTIARWKRLCGAEVFFLTGTDEHGVNIERRAREAGMSAQAWCDLIAPKWQALWKRLGISNDDFIRTTEPRHVRVAQHLFQRAYERGAIYKGTYEGWYCPSCEAYYAEGELLEGKTCPIHKRGVEWAAEENYVFRLSQYQDWILRKIEGDPQFIQPETQRNEMLSFVRGGLRDLAVSRLSVKWGIPVPFDPAQTIYVWVEALINYVTAIGYLDHPERYQRFWPQAHHLIGRDINRFHSVIWPCFLEAVGLPSPKQVWVHGFWTVGGEKMSKTRGNFIDPIAEITSLAATSGAEWEVAADAFRYTLLREVPFGQDGDYSHAALVHRFNADLANDFGNLLNRTLPLVDRHFGGRIPAPGAPQGPDGALHAAAAAVPDAADARIGTFDFTRGLAEIWRFLGVANKYIDEAAPWTALKEGNSARAGAIVYNTLEALRIATILLTPVFPTAAQRVWGQLGIAAPLSAQRFADARVWGGLPAGAGIRLGAPLFPRIETRPAPPPRRAGAGRTPSARAADGAGPSSSDKGGGAMSEITIDDFNKVDLRVAEVLEAKRVAGADKLLELRIKIGESTRTLVAGIAQQYAPESLIGRKIVVVANLQPRRLRGVESQGMLLAANDGTRAVLLAPDSDVPSGVRVS; encoded by the coding sequence ATGGAGCCCTTCTACGTCACGACGCCCATCTACTACGTCAACGATGTGCCGCACATCGGGCACACCTACACCACGATGGCGGCGGACACGATCGCCCGCTGGAAGCGCCTATGCGGGGCGGAGGTCTTCTTCCTCACCGGCACCGATGAGCACGGGGTCAACATCGAGCGCCGGGCGCGCGAGGCCGGCATGTCCGCGCAGGCGTGGTGTGATCTGATCGCCCCAAAGTGGCAGGCGCTGTGGAAACGCCTCGGGATCTCGAACGACGATTTCATCCGGACGACCGAGCCCCGCCACGTCCGCGTGGCCCAGCATCTATTTCAGCGCGCCTACGAGCGGGGGGCGATCTACAAGGGGACCTACGAGGGATGGTACTGCCCGTCGTGCGAGGCCTATTACGCCGAAGGCGAACTGCTCGAGGGAAAGACGTGTCCCATTCACAAGCGCGGCGTGGAGTGGGCCGCCGAGGAAAATTACGTGTTCCGGCTGAGCCAGTACCAGGACTGGATCCTCCGCAAGATCGAGGGCGACCCGCAGTTCATCCAACCCGAGACCCAGCGGAATGAGATGCTGAGCTTCGTGCGCGGCGGCCTCCGCGACCTCGCGGTCAGCCGCCTCTCGGTCAAGTGGGGGATCCCGGTGCCGTTTGATCCGGCGCAGACGATCTACGTGTGGGTCGAGGCCCTCATCAACTACGTGACCGCGATCGGCTACCTGGACCACCCGGAGCGGTACCAGCGGTTCTGGCCCCAGGCGCACCACCTGATCGGTCGGGACATCAACCGGTTTCACTCGGTCATCTGGCCGTGCTTCCTCGAGGCGGTGGGGTTGCCGTCCCCCAAGCAGGTGTGGGTGCACGGCTTCTGGACGGTGGGGGGCGAGAAGATGAGCAAGACGCGCGGCAACTTCATCGATCCGATCGCGGAGATCACAAGCCTCGCCGCCACGAGCGGGGCGGAGTGGGAGGTGGCGGCGGACGCCTTCCGGTATACCCTGCTGCGCGAAGTCCCCTTCGGACAGGACGGGGACTACTCGCACGCCGCGCTCGTCCACCGGTTCAACGCCGACCTGGCGAACGACTTCGGGAATCTGCTCAACCGGACGCTGCCGCTGGTCGACCGCCACTTCGGCGGGCGGATTCCCGCCCCCGGGGCGCCGCAGGGACCGGACGGAGCGCTCCACGCGGCGGCAGCGGCGGTGCCGGACGCGGCGGATGCGCGGATCGGCACGTTCGATTTCACGCGGGGGTTGGCGGAGATCTGGCGGTTCCTGGGGGTCGCCAACAAGTACATCGACGAAGCGGCCCCGTGGACGGCGCTCAAGGAGGGGAACTCCGCCCGCGCCGGGGCGATCGTGTACAACACCCTCGAAGCGCTCCGGATCGCGACGATCCTGCTCACCCCGGTGTTCCCCACGGCGGCACAACGGGTGTGGGGGCAACTCGGGATCGCGGCTCCGCTGTCCGCGCAGCGGTTCGCCGACGCCCGCGTGTGGGGCGGGCTTCCCGCGGGGGCGGGCATCCGGCTCGGCGCCCCGCTCTTCCCGAGGATCGAGACCCGCCCGGCGCCGCCCCCTCGACGCGCCGGTGCCGGGCGAACGCCGTCGGCCCGTGCGGCGGATGGGGCCGGCCCGAGTTCCAGCGACAAAGGAGGCGGTGCGATGAGCGAGATTACGATCGACGACTTCAACAAGGTCGATCTCCGGGTGGCCGAGGTGCTCGAGGCGAAGCGGGTGGCCGGCGCGGACAAGCTCCTGGAGCTTCGCATCAAGATCGGGGAGTCGACCCGCACGCTCGTCGCGGGGATCGCCCAGCAATACGCACCCGAGTCCCTAATCGGCCGGAAGATCGTCGTGGTCGCGAACCTCCAGCCGCGCCGCCTCCGCGGCGTCGAGTCGCAGGGGATGCTGCTCGCCGCCAACGACGGGACGCGGGCGGTCCTACTCGCGCCCGATTCGGACGTGCCGAGCGGGGTGCGCGTCTCGTAA